In one Haloterrigena gelatinilytica genomic region, the following are encoded:
- a CDS encoding tyrosine-type recombinase/integrase, which yields MTRDRNPEGTTVHEAIEDYLRYKIKADGSETTMRSPLESFADHCEDDRGADRVGELSDQDIRSYSEHLYDRVMIDEELAASTANAYFAYVRAFLSWCVREQHLEQNPANTNTAMDPLPEDDGKRKTQYWSDENRRQLVNYATKRVDMALEGTIRTDPKAALRDRAIVVMLGGTGARGAELFADPKDDKRPGLRWSDVDFEQRLIEVYGKSREYEEAPFPDSVHNVLERWYDYLEPPTDEWPVFPTGHYGSKEDVLVSELGEERVNAALEGRGDTGKTAVLDRLHREHEVPPPSISKEGVRRLLKRLTKEANIDPDGDYDYLTLHGARRALGRDLYANGMSEKAQEALRHKSIETTHEAYSDTKMKEVSDSIDEVRE from the coding sequence ATGACTCGAGACCGCAACCCCGAGGGCACGACCGTCCACGAAGCCATCGAGGACTACCTGCGATACAAGATCAAAGCCGACGGCTCGGAGACGACAATGCGCTCGCCACTCGAGTCGTTCGCCGACCACTGCGAGGACGACCGCGGCGCCGATCGCGTCGGCGAGCTGTCCGACCAGGATATCCGCAGCTACAGCGAACACCTCTACGACCGCGTCATGATCGACGAGGAGCTTGCGGCGTCGACGGCGAACGCGTACTTCGCCTACGTGCGGGCGTTCCTTTCGTGGTGTGTCCGCGAACAGCACCTCGAGCAGAACCCGGCGAATACGAACACGGCGATGGACCCGCTCCCCGAGGACGACGGGAAGCGGAAAACGCAGTACTGGTCAGACGAGAACAGACGGCAGCTCGTCAACTACGCGACCAAGCGCGTCGATATGGCGCTTGAGGGAACGATCCGTACCGATCCGAAAGCGGCGCTTCGCGACCGGGCGATCGTGGTCATGCTCGGCGGGACCGGCGCTCGCGGGGCCGAACTGTTCGCCGACCCAAAAGACGACAAACGGCCCGGACTCCGGTGGTCGGACGTCGATTTCGAACAGCGACTCATCGAAGTGTACGGAAAGTCTCGCGAGTACGAAGAGGCGCCGTTCCCCGATAGTGTGCACAACGTCCTCGAGCGATGGTATGACTATCTCGAGCCGCCGACCGACGAGTGGCCTGTCTTCCCGACCGGCCACTACGGTTCGAAAGAGGACGTACTGGTGTCCGAACTCGGCGAAGAACGGGTAAACGCGGCACTCGAGGGCAGGGGTGACACGGGCAAGACCGCGGTTCTCGACCGACTGCACCGTGAGCATGAGGTCCCGCCGCCGTCGATCTCGAAAGAGGGCGTTCGCCGACTGTTGAAACGACTCACGAAAGAGGCGAACATCGACCCCGACGGCGACTACGACTATCTCACACTCCACGGCGCACGACGGGCGCTCGGCCGCGACCTGTACGCCAACGGCATGTCTGAAAAGGCCCAAGAGGCGTTACGTCACAAGTCGATCGAAACCACGCACGAAGCCTACTCAGATACGAAGATGAAGGAAGTCTCTGACAGTATCGACGAAGTGCGGGAGTAG